The window CACCCACGCGTGGATGCGCCGCAGCCGGCTGCTCCTCGAGCAGCACTTCGACGCGGACACCGCCCGTCAGCTGGACGCGCTGATCGAGGGACTGACCCTGCACCGAGCCCTCGACACCGAGCCGCGGAGCCGTGAGCTGACGCGGCTGGCGGTCACGCGTCTGACGACCGTCGAGGTCACGCCCCCTGTCGCTTGAGGTCCGCCAGCAGCTGATGCAGCGGTTCCGTCGCCCGGCGGCGGTACTCCTGGATCGCCCAGCCGTTGCCGTCCGGGTCCGTGAAGTGCATGAACGTGGCGCCGTCGTCCGGTGCGTACTGGACCGGCTCCGAGATGTCGAGGCCGCGTTCGACGAGCTCCGCGTGGGCGGCCTTGATGTCGGCGACGCACAGTTGCAGGCCCTGGTACGAGCCGGGGGTCGGGGTGGGGCCCGGGGTCATCTCCCAGATGGACTCGCCGAGGGCGATCGAGCAGCCGGAGCCCGGAGGGGTCAGCTGGATGATCCGCATCCCGGGCATGACCTCCTGGTCGATGTCGACATGGAAGCCGACCTTGTCCCGGTAGAAGTCCCGGGCGCGGTCGATGTCGGTGACGGGCAGCGGGATCACTTCGAGCGTGAAGTCCATGGCGTGACTCCTTCGTCAGGCATCCGGTTCGTCGGGCATCGGTCAGGCATCCGTCAGGCATGCGGTTCGGCGGGCACCGGTCAGGCATCCGTCCGGCATTCGGCGGCATGCGTCGGGCATCGGATCACGGCTCAGGCGAACCGCCACCTCGTCTGGCTGAACGGCTCCCCCTTACCGAAGCCGAAAACCGTCCGGGGCGCCACCGCGTAGACGGCGGCATGCCCGGCGCCGTGGTGGAAATAGCCCTCCCGTACCTCGAAGTGCCAGAAGCTGCCGTACTTCGCCTCCCACCCGGCGGCCAGTTCGCGTAGCCGGGCGTCGTCGGTGACGCGCCTCGCCTCGCCCTCCACCACCAGGTCGTAACCCTGGTCCCAGGTGGGCGTGCCGGTGGTGAGCACGACGTGCGGATTCTCCGCGAGATTCCTCGCCTTGCGTTCCTCCGGGCCCGTGCAGAAGTGCAGGGCGCCCTCCGACCAGATCGCGGGCAGCGGGGTGACGTGCGGGCGCCCGTCCGGTCGTACCGTCGTGATCCAGAACAGCTCCGCCGCCGTGAGCCGCGCTTCGGCCTCCCGCCAGTCGGTCGCGGTGGCCGTCGCGTCGCTGTAGCGGCGGTCCAGGCGGGTCTTGGGGTGCATGGTGGTCATGGGTGTCCTCCCGGCGTCTCGCCCCCCTCGCTTCACAGGGCAGACCCTGTCCGTCCGGCGAACTCATCGGAGCCTGACCCGGACTCTGCGGTTAGGCTCAAAGCCGTACGACCTTGATCCGAAGAAGACCGAAGAAGACCGAGGCGAGTCCGAGGGAGGCCCGGGATGACGGCGGCGCCGGGGCGCAGGAGCAGTACCTTCACACGGCTGCTGCGGCACGGCTTCACCGACGCCACCGCCGCCGAACGGCTCCTGGACAGCGCCGAGCTCGTGCTCCTGCGCGACGACCCGGTGCTGCTGGAAGCGCTGGGCGGGACCGCCGACCCCGATCTCGCGCTGCTCGGCCTCGTCCGGCTGCTGGAGGCCCAGCCGAACCCCGGCGCCCGCCGGGAACTGCTCGACACGCTGATCGCGGCCAAGCCGCTGCGCGACCGCCTGCTCGGCGTGCTCGGCGCCTCCACCGCCCTCGCCGACCACCTCACCCGGCACCCGGGCGACTGGCAGGCGCTCGTCATGTACGAGGCGTACGACCTCCACCCCGGGGTGGAGGAGTTCGAGGCCGGCCTCGCGGAGGCCGACGACCCGGTCTCCCTGCGCGTCGCCTACCGGCGCTGCCTGCTGTCCATCGCCGCCCGGGACGTGTGCGGCACCACCGGCGTCGCCGAGTCCGCGGCCGAGCTGGCCGACCTCGCCACCGCCACCCTGCGCGCCGCCCTCGGCATCGCGGAGGCCGCGGCCCCCGAGGACGCGGCCCTGTGCAGGCTCGCCGTCGTCGCGATGGGCAAGTGCGGCGGCCACGAGCTGAACTACGTCTCCGACGTGGACGTCATCTTCGTCGGGGAGGCGATCGAGGGGGCCGACGAGACCAAGGCCGTGCGGGCCGCGACCCGGCTCGCCTCGCACATGATGCGGATCTGCTCGGAGACCACGGTCGAGGGCTCCATCTGGCCCGTGGACGCCAACCTCCGGCCCGAGGGCAGGAACGGCCCGCTCGTACGGACCCTCTCCAGCCACCTCGCCTACTACCAGCGCTGGGCCAAGACCTGGGAGTTCCAGGCGCTGCTCAAGGCCCGCCCGGTGGCCGGCGACCTCGACCTCGGAGAGGAGTACGTCGCCGCCGTCCAGCCCCTGGTGTGGAAGGCCGCCGAGCGCGAGAACTTCGTCCCCGACGTGCAGAAGATGCGCCGCCGGGTCGTGGAGAACATCCCCCTCGCCGAGGTCGACCGCCAGCTGAAGCTCGGCCCGGGCGGCCTCAGGGACGTCGAGTTCGCCGTGCAGCTGCTCCAGCTGGTGCACGGCCGGACCGACACCTCCCTGCGCAGCGGAACCACCCTCGACGCCCTCAAGGCCCTCGCCGCCGGCGGCTATGTCGGCCGCGCGGATGCCGCCAAGCTCGACGAGGCCTACCGCTTCCTGCGCTCCATGGAGCACCGGATCCAGCTCTTCCGGCTGCGCCGGACCCACCTCGTCCCCGAGGAAGAGGCCGAGCTGCGCCGCATCGGCCGCTCCCTCGGCCTGCGCGCCGACCCGGTCGCCGACCTGCACCGCGAGTGGCGGCGGCACGCCACCGTCGTACGCCGGCTGCACGAGAAGCTGTTCTACCGGCCGCTGCTCGACGCGGTCGCCCAGCTCGCTCCCGGAGAGGCCCGGCTCCGGCCCGAGGCGGCCCGGGAGCGCATGGTCGCCCTGGGCTACGCCGACCCGGCCTCCGCCCTGCGGCATCTGGAGGCGCTGGCCTCCGGCGTCACCCGCAAGGCCGCCATCCAGCGCACCCTGCTGCCCGTCCTGCTGGGCTGGTTCGCCGACTCCGCCGACCCGGACGCGGGCCTGCTCAACTTCCGCAAGGTGTCGGACGCGCTCGGCAAGACGCCCTGGTACCTGCGACTGCTGCGGGACGAGGGCGCCGCCGCGCAGAACCTCGCCCGGGTGCTGTCCGCCGGGCGGCTCGCGCCCGACCTGCTGATGCGCGCCCCGGAGGCGGTGGCGCTGCTCGGCGACGGGGACGGCGGCGGTCTGGAGCCCCGCTCCCGCACCCATCTGGAGCAGGAGATACTCGCCGCCGTGAAACGGGCCGACGGGTCCGCCCAGGCGGTCACCGCGGCACGCGGGGTGCGGCGCCGCGAGCTGTTCCGTACGGCCGCCGTCGACATCGTCGGCTCCTACGGCACCGAGGAGCAGCCCGCCGAGGCCGACCAGGGCGCGCTGGTGGACCGGGTCGGCGGCGCGGTGTCGGACCTGACGGCGGCGACGCTCGCCGGCACGCTCAGGGCCGTCGTGCGGGAGGGCTGGGGCGACAGTCTGCCCACCCGGTTCGCGATCATCGGCATGGGCCGTTTCGGCGGGCACGAGCTGGGCTACGGCTCCGACGCGGACGTGCTGTTCGTGCACGAGCCGCGGGACGGCGTCGACGAGCAGGAGGCCGGGCAGGCCGCCAACAAGGTCGTCTCCGAGATGCGCCGCCTGCTCCAGATCCCCAGCGCCGACCCGCCCCTGCTCATCGACGCCGATCTGCGCCCCGAGGGCAAGTCCGGGCCGCTCGTGCGGACCCTCAAGTCGTACGAGGCGTACTACCGCCGGTGGTCCCTGACCTGGGAGTCGCACGCGCTGCTGCGGGCCGAGCCCGTCGCCGGGGACGAGGACCTGGGGCGCCGGTTCATCGAGCTGATCGACCCGCTGCGCTACCGGGCGGACGGGCTCGACGACGAGGCCGTCCGCGAGATCCGGCGGCTCAAGGCCCGGATGGAGTCCGAGCGGCTGCCGCGCGGCGCCGACCCCAAACTCCACGCCAAGCTGGGCCCCGGCGGTCTCTCCGACGTGGAGTGGACCGTGCAGCTGCTGCAACTGCGGCACGGCTCGGCGGAGCCGGGCCTGCGCACCACCCGCACCCGTGAGGCCCTGGCCGCCGCCCGCACGGCCGGGCTCATCACGGAGGAGGACGCCGCGACCCTGGACGAGGCCTGGGTCCTCGCGACCCGCGTCCGCAACGCGGTGATGCTGGTCCGAGGCCGGGCCGGCGACACGTTCCCCACCGAGCCCCGGGAACTGGCCGCCGTCGGCCGCTACCTGGGCTACGGCCCCGGCCACGCGGGCGACATGCTCGACGCCTACCGCCGCACGGCGCGCAGGGCACGGGGCGTGGTGGAGGAACTCTTCTACGGGGCGGCGGAGCGCTAGCCCTGCCCGGGCAGGGGTCAGGGTCTCGCCGGTACCAGGCGCGGCAGCGCGTACGGCTGGGTGCCGTACCAGAGCCGTGCCACCGTGAAGCCGAAGGCCAGGCAGAGCAGGCCGCCCACCGCGTCCAGCCAGAAGTGGTTCGCGGTGGCGACGATGACGACCAGGGTCAGCGCCGGGTACAGCAGGCCCAGCACCCGCGCCCAGGGGACCGACGCCAGGGCGAAGATCGTCAGGCCGCACCACAGGGACCAGCCGATGTGCATCGACGGCATCGCGGCGTACTGGTTGGACATGTGCTTCAGGTCGCCGGAGGCCATCGAACCCCAGGTCTGGTGGACCATGACGGTGTCGATGAAATTGCCGCCGTTCATCAGCCGCGGGGGCGCCAGCGGATACAGGTAGTAGCCGACCAGGGCGACGGCGGTGGTCGCGAAGAGCACCAGCCGGGTCGCCGCGTACCGGCCGGGATGCCAACGGAACAGCCACACGAGCACACCCAGCGTCACCACGAAGTGGAGCGTCGCGTAGTAGTAGTTCATGCCGATGATCAGCCAAGTCACCGTGTTCACGGCGTGATTGACCGACTCCTCCACGGCGATGCCCAGATGGTGCTCGGCCTTCCAGATCCAGTCGGCGTTGCGCAGCGCCTCGGTCTTCTGCTCGGGCACGGCGTTGCGGATCAGCGAGTACGTCCAGTAACTCACCGCGATCAGCAGGATCTCGAACCAGAACCGGGGCCGGCGCGGGGTGCGCGGCCGGCGCGGTGAACCCGGGCCGCTCTCGGCCGTAACGGGCTGCGGAAGGGCCGATTCCCGGCCTTCCGGCTTCGTCACGGTCGTGTCACCCATAGGCACAAAGTCTGCCAGAAAAGGACTTCCCCACCGATCATCCCCCGGTGAGGGCCGGGTCGCATGTTCTCTCTACGGCGAGATCAGGCCATGACGTCAGGAGCGAGTGCGATCCCCGGGTGCCGAAGCGGTTGAACCGCGCACCACCAGTTCCGGCATGAACACGAACTCGCTGTGGGGGGCCGGAGTCCCGCCGATCTCCTCCAGCAGCGTGCGGACGGCGGCCTGGCCCATCGCCGGGACCGGCTTGCGGATCGTGGTCAGCGGCGGGTCGGTGAAGGCGATCAGCGGGGAGTCGTCGAAGCCGACCACCGAGATGTCCTTCGGCACGTCCAGGCCCAGCTGCCGCGCCGCCCTGATCGCGCCCAGCGCCATCATGTCGCTCGCGCACACCACGGCCGTGCAGTTCCGCTCGATCAGCGCCGTCGTCGCGGCCTGCCCGCCCTCCAGCGTGTACAGGGAGTGCTGGACCAGCTCCGACTCGACGGCCTCGGCGCCCAGCCCCAACTGGTCCTGCATCGTGCGCACGAACCCCTCGATCTTGCGCTGCACCGGCACGAACCGCTTCGGCCCCAGCGCCAGCCCGATCCGCTGGTGCCCCAGGGACACCAGGTGCGTGACCGCGAGGCTCATCGCGGCACGGTCGTCGGGGGAGATGAACGGCGCCTGCACCTTCGGCGAGAAGCCGTCGACCAGCACGTACGGCACGCCCTGCGCGCGCAGCCGGTCGTAGCGCTGCATGTCGGCGGTGGTGTCCGCGTGCAGCCCGGAGACGTAGATGATGCCGGCGACCCCGCGGTCGACGAGCATCTCCGTGAGCTCGTCCTCCGTCGAGCCGCCCGGCGTCTGGGTGGCGAGGACGGGCGTGTAGCCCTGCCTCGTCAGCGCCTGGCCGATGACCTGGGCCAGGGCCGGGAAGATCGGGTTCTCCAGCTCGGGGGTGATCAGTCCCACCAGGCCCTCGCTGCGCTGGCGCAGCCGCACCGGGCGTTCGTAGCCCAGTACGTCGAGGGCGGCCAGGACGGACTGGCGGGTGGTGGCGGCGACGCCCGGCTTCCCGTTGAGGACGCGGCTGACGGTCGCTTCGCTCACCCCCGCCTGGGCGGCGATGTCGGCAAGCCGTGTGGTCACAGGACCGGACTGTAGCGGCCGGGGATCTCCTTGCGCACCGACGGGACGCCTGGTGCGTGCCGTCCCACGGCCGGCGGCGGGTTGCTGGGTCATCGCGGTCCCCAAATGGTCGAGAAGAGGTCGTGGCCGGCGTCCGATCCGCAACGAATGATTCCCCCGACGGAAGCGGATGGCAAGTGCTTGCAGAGTCTTGCACAGCTGTCCGAGTCCCTGCCGAACAGCCGGAAATCCGGGTCCGGGAGGGGCCGGGGAGAGGTCACGGCGGGGTAACCATCCGCACCGCTTGCAACTTTTTGCTGCAAGGTCTTTCGCAAGTCCGTGAAGCGCGGCTAATCTCACCGACGCCCGGCGGCCAACGGCGCAGTCGGCAGCACGAACGGGCTGACCCTCAAGGAGAACTCATGCGGCGTGGCATAGCGGCCACCGCGCTGGTGGCGTCCCTCGCCCTGGCGGCGACGGCGTGCGGCGGAAGCGACAGCGGCGACGAGGCCGGCGGCCCGGTCACCATCACCTGGTGGGACACCTCCAACGCGACCAACGAGGCGCCGACGTACAAGGCCCTGGTCAAGGAGTTCGAGGCCGCCAACAAGGACGTCAAGGTCAACTACGTCAACGTCCCCTTCGACCAGGCGCAGAACAAGTTCGACACCGCCGCCGGTTCCAAGGGCGCCCCCGACGTGCTGCGTTCCGAGGTCGGCTGGACCCCGGCCTTCGCCAAGAAGGGC of the Streptomyces koelreuteriae genome contains:
- a CDS encoding VOC family protein, which encodes MDFTLEVIPLPVTDIDRARDFYRDKVGFHVDIDQEVMPGMRIIQLTPPGSGCSIALGESIWEMTPGPTPTPGSYQGLQLCVADIKAAHAELVERGLDISEPVQYAPDDGATFMHFTDPDGNGWAIQEYRRRATEPLHQLLADLKRQGA
- a CDS encoding pyridoxamine 5'-phosphate oxidase family protein is translated as MTTMHPKTRLDRRYSDATATATDWREAEARLTAAELFWITTVRPDGRPHVTPLPAIWSEGALHFCTGPEERKARNLAENPHVVLTTGTPTWDQGYDLVVEGEARRVTDDARLRELAAGWEAKYGSFWHFEVREGYFHHGAGHAAVYAVAPRTVFGFGKGEPFSQTRWRFA
- a CDS encoding bifunctional [glutamine synthetase] adenylyltransferase/[glutamine synthetase]-adenylyl-L-tyrosine phosphorylase; protein product: MTAAPGRRSSTFTRLLRHGFTDATAAERLLDSAELVLLRDDPVLLEALGGTADPDLALLGLVRLLEAQPNPGARRELLDTLIAAKPLRDRLLGVLGASTALADHLTRHPGDWQALVMYEAYDLHPGVEEFEAGLAEADDPVSLRVAYRRCLLSIAARDVCGTTGVAESAAELADLATATLRAALGIAEAAAPEDAALCRLAVVAMGKCGGHELNYVSDVDVIFVGEAIEGADETKAVRAATRLASHMMRICSETTVEGSIWPVDANLRPEGRNGPLVRTLSSHLAYYQRWAKTWEFQALLKARPVAGDLDLGEEYVAAVQPLVWKAAERENFVPDVQKMRRRVVENIPLAEVDRQLKLGPGGLRDVEFAVQLLQLVHGRTDTSLRSGTTLDALKALAAGGYVGRADAAKLDEAYRFLRSMEHRIQLFRLRRTHLVPEEEAELRRIGRSLGLRADPVADLHREWRRHATVVRRLHEKLFYRPLLDAVAQLAPGEARLRPEAARERMVALGYADPASALRHLEALASGVTRKAAIQRTLLPVLLGWFADSADPDAGLLNFRKVSDALGKTPWYLRLLRDEGAAAQNLARVLSAGRLAPDLLMRAPEAVALLGDGDGGGLEPRSRTHLEQEILAAVKRADGSAQAVTAARGVRRRELFRTAAVDIVGSYGTEEQPAEADQGALVDRVGGAVSDLTAATLAGTLRAVVREGWGDSLPTRFAIIGMGRFGGHELGYGSDADVLFVHEPRDGVDEQEAGQAANKVVSEMRRLLQIPSADPPLLIDADLRPEGKSGPLVRTLKSYEAYYRRWSLTWESHALLRAEPVAGDEDLGRRFIELIDPLRYRADGLDDEAVREIRRLKARMESERLPRGADPKLHAKLGPGGLSDVEWTVQLLQLRHGSAEPGLRTTRTREALAAARTAGLITEEDAATLDEAWVLATRVRNAVMLVRGRAGDTFPTEPRELAAVGRYLGYGPGHAGDMLDAYRRTARRARGVVEELFYGAAER
- a CDS encoding phosphatase PAP2 family protein, whose translation is MGDTTVTKPEGRESALPQPVTAESGPGSPRRPRTPRRPRFWFEILLIAVSYWTYSLIRNAVPEQKTEALRNADWIWKAEHHLGIAVEESVNHAVNTVTWLIIGMNYYYATLHFVVTLGVLVWLFRWHPGRYAATRLVLFATTAVALVGYYLYPLAPPRLMNGGNFIDTVMVHQTWGSMASGDLKHMSNQYAAMPSMHIGWSLWCGLTIFALASVPWARVLGLLYPALTLVVIVATANHFWLDAVGGLLCLAFGFTVARLWYGTQPYALPRLVPARP
- a CDS encoding LacI family DNA-binding transcriptional regulator, with the translated sequence MTTRLADIAAQAGVSEATVSRVLNGKPGVAATTRQSVLAALDVLGYERPVRLRQRSEGLVGLITPELENPIFPALAQVIGQALTRQGYTPVLATQTPGGSTEDELTEMLVDRGVAGIIYVSGLHADTTADMQRYDRLRAQGVPYVLVDGFSPKVQAPFISPDDRAAMSLAVTHLVSLGHQRIGLALGPKRFVPVQRKIEGFVRTMQDQLGLGAEAVESELVQHSLYTLEGGQAATTALIERNCTAVVCASDMMALGAIRAARQLGLDVPKDISVVGFDDSPLIAFTDPPLTTIRKPVPAMGQAAVRTLLEEIGGTPAPHSEFVFMPELVVRGSTASAPGDRTRS